A region of Acidobacteriota bacterium DNA encodes the following proteins:
- a CDS encoding GNAT family N-acetyltransferase: MKKPVYLKRPSACDERERREFARLVREGFNGSDSTLEERISAARRLAFCWTDEDAPAAISGLKAPSPGYRESLFEKARSGLSAAPYELELGWVYVVPHERGKGLGADLCRRLLQSEGTCGLFATTRPDNAPMIKILSALGFRRVGQPYPRRRERLTLFLRPPPAGAA; the protein is encoded by the coding sequence ATGAAGAAACCGGTCTATCTCAAGAGGCCCAGCGCCTGTGACGAGCGCGAGCGGCGGGAGTTCGCCCGCCTGGTGCGGGAGGGCTTCAACGGCTCCGACTCGACCTTGGAGGAGCGCATCAGCGCGGCCCGCAGGCTGGCCTTCTGCTGGACCGATGAGGACGCGCCGGCGGCCATCTCGGGCCTCAAGGCGCCCTCCCCCGGATATCGCGAGAGTCTCTTCGAGAAGGCCCGATCAGGCCTAAGCGCCGCCCCTTACGAACTGGAGTTGGGATGGGTCTACGTCGTCCCTCATGAGCGGGGGAAGGGCCTCGGCGCCGACCTCTGCCGGCGGCTGCTGCAGAGCGAGGGAACCTGCGGCCTCTTCGCCACCACCCGACCCGACAATGCACCCATGATCAAGATCTTGAGCGCGCTCGGTTTCAGGAGGGTGGGCCAGCCTTATCCGCGCCGCCGGGAGAGGCTGACGCTCTTCCTGCGTCCGCCGCCGGCGGGCGCCGCTTGA
- a CDS encoding cation-transporting P-type ATPase, producing the protein MRQQVAATPSSGDPARKRAWHAQDAEAVLRALGSDGEKGLSQREAGRRMHTYGPNRLRRQMPRSAWSILLAQFKSLIIALLVVAAAVAFAFGETLEGWAVAVVIGLNTAIGFFTERRAVRSMESLYALTSVAARVRRGGQTREIPAQDLVPGDIVVIEGGDVVTADLRLIEASKMQADESALTGESLPVDKQSQPVAAETPLVERSSMLFKGTAVTRGAGAGVVVATGMQTELGEISALVAESKEEATPLEVRLDQLGHRLIWATLAVTALVALSGTLAGKGLILMIETGLALAVAAIPEGLPIVATIALARGMRRMAKRHALVNRLSSVETLGATSVIFTDKTGTLTENRMTLTCLALDDGTVEIGDGSSAGTFRLDGRDIDPADHRLLRQALETGLLCNNASLNGRKALGDPLETALLAAGAKARLHRRELVAQRPEVREEAFDPESKMMATFHKADGAYQVAAKGAPEAVLAVSTQVLAEEGPIALDERRRSAWLARNEELAARGMRVLALACKEAGSAEEEPYQGLTLIGLAGLLDPARRDVGQAIRECRRAGIEVVMVTGDQAVTARGIGRAVGLTGDEREQVVQGAEIKPLDKLSESEKRLLLQARLFARVSPRQKLDLIELHQQSGRIVAMTGDGVNDAPALKKADIGIAMGQRGTQVAQEASDMVLQDDAFSTIVAAVREGRAIFQNIRSFVLYLMSCNVSEVMIVGAAALLGATLPILPLQILFLNLVTDVFPALALGLGQGDEHLMDSPPRHPREPILGRHHWRLIALYGLVFTISVLGALILAEEWLGMDPPQAVTVSFLTLACAQLWHVFNMRQAGTSRLVNEITRNRYVWGALALCLGMILAAVYLPLIARVLAVRPPGIGGWGVVLVMSLIPLLAGQFIKRRPPAADAGRASASPGGADKAGPPS; encoded by the coding sequence TTGAGACAGCAAGTCGCTGCAACGCCGTCCTCAGGCGATCCCGCGCGCAAGCGGGCCTGGCACGCCCAGGACGCGGAAGCCGTGCTGCGGGCGCTAGGCAGCGACGGCGAGAAGGGGCTGTCGCAGCGGGAAGCCGGCCGGCGCATGCATACCTACGGGCCCAACCGGCTGCGCAGGCAGATGCCCCGCAGCGCTTGGAGCATCCTGCTGGCACAGTTCAAGAGCCTCATCATCGCCCTGCTTGTGGTCGCGGCCGCCGTGGCCTTCGCCTTCGGCGAGACGTTGGAAGGCTGGGCCGTCGCCGTGGTGATCGGACTCAACACGGCTATCGGATTCTTCACCGAGCGCAGAGCGGTGCGCTCGATGGAATCCCTCTATGCTCTGACCAGCGTGGCCGCACGCGTGCGCAGGGGAGGACAGACACGGGAAATCCCCGCTCAGGACCTGGTACCCGGCGACATCGTCGTGATCGAGGGCGGAGATGTCGTCACCGCCGACCTGCGCCTCATCGAGGCCTCCAAGATGCAGGCCGACGAATCAGCTCTGACCGGCGAGAGCCTGCCGGTCGACAAGCAATCCCAGCCTGTCGCAGCAGAGACTCCCCTGGTCGAACGCTCCAGCATGCTCTTTAAGGGGACCGCGGTGACCCGCGGTGCCGGCGCCGGGGTGGTGGTCGCCACCGGAATGCAGACCGAACTGGGAGAGATTTCGGCGCTGGTGGCCGAGTCGAAGGAAGAAGCCACGCCGCTGGAGGTGCGGCTGGATCAACTGGGTCATCGGCTGATCTGGGCCACGCTGGCCGTGACGGCGCTGGTTGCGCTGAGCGGAACCCTGGCCGGCAAAGGCTTGATACTCATGATCGAGACCGGACTGGCCCTGGCGGTGGCCGCCATTCCCGAAGGCCTTCCCATCGTGGCCACCATCGCACTGGCCCGCGGCATGCGGCGCATGGCCAAGCGCCACGCACTGGTCAACCGGCTCTCCTCGGTTGAAACGCTGGGCGCCACCTCCGTCATCTTCACCGACAAGACCGGCACCCTTACCGAAAACCGCATGACCCTCACCTGCCTGGCCTTGGACGATGGCACGGTGGAAATCGGCGACGGATCGTCTGCCGGCACTTTTCGTCTGGACGGCCGCGACATTGACCCCGCCGATCATCGGTTGCTGCGCCAGGCGCTGGAGACGGGACTGCTCTGCAACAATGCCTCGCTTAATGGGAGGAAGGCTCTCGGCGACCCTCTGGAAACGGCTCTGCTGGCGGCCGGCGCCAAGGCCCGCCTGCACCGCCGGGAACTGGTGGCACAGCGCCCCGAGGTCAGAGAGGAAGCCTTCGATCCCGAGAGCAAGATGATGGCCACCTTCCACAAGGCGGACGGGGCGTATCAGGTGGCCGCCAAAGGGGCCCCCGAGGCCGTGTTGGCCGTTTCCACCCAGGTCCTGGCCGAAGAGGGGCCGATAGCCCTCGACGAGCGGAGACGCTCTGCCTGGCTGGCCCGCAACGAGGAATTGGCGGCTCGGGGCATGCGCGTGTTGGCCTTGGCTTGCAAAGAGGCCGGGAGCGCTGAGGAGGAGCCCTACCAGGGACTCACCCTGATCGGTTTGGCGGGCTTGCTTGATCCGGCCCGCAGGGACGTCGGCCAGGCCATCCGAGAGTGCCGGAGGGCCGGCATCGAAGTGGTCATGGTGACCGGCGACCAGGCTGTAACGGCCCGCGGTATCGGCCGGGCGGTGGGACTGACCGGGGACGAGCGAGAGCAGGTTGTGCAAGGGGCCGAGATCAAACCCTTGGACAAACTCAGCGAGAGTGAGAAGCGGCTCCTTCTGCAGGCCCGCCTCTTCGCCCGCGTCAGCCCCCGCCAGAAACTGGACCTGATCGAGCTGCACCAGCAATCAGGGCGAATCGTGGCCATGACCGGCGACGGCGTTAACGACGCACCCGCCCTGAAAAAGGCCGACATCGGCATCGCCATGGGTCAACGGGGCACGCAGGTGGCTCAGGAAGCCTCCGACATGGTCTTGCAGGACGACGCTTTTTCCACCATTGTGGCCGCCGTCAGGGAAGGCCGCGCCATCTTCCAGAACATCCGCAGTTTTGTCCTTTACCTGATGTCGTGCAATGTCAGCGAAGTCATGATCGTGGGCGCGGCGGCGCTGCTGGGGGCGACCTTGCCCATCCTGCCCTTGCAGATTCTCTTCCTCAACCTGGTGACCGACGTCTTTCCTGCGCTGGCCCTGGGGCTGGGACAGGGCGACGAGCATCTCATGGACAGTCCTCCCCGCCACCCCCGGGAGCCAATCCTGGGGCGCCATCACTGGCGGCTGATCGCACTCTACGGCCTGGTCTTTACGATTTCGGTGCTGGGCGCGCTGATCCTGGCCGAGGAGTGGCTGGGCATGGATCCCCCGCAAGCCGTCACGGTGTCCTTCCTGACGCTGGCTTGCGCCCAGCTCTGGCATGTCTTCAACATGCGCCAGGCGGGGACCAGCCGGCTGGTCAACGAGATCACCCGCAACCGCTATGTGTGGGGTGCCCTGGCGCTGTGCCTGGGCATGATCCTGGCGGCCGTCTACCTGCCCCTCATCGCCCGTGTTCTGGCCGTACGTCCGCCGGGCATCGGGGGGTGGGGAGTGGTGCTGGTCATGAGCCTGATTCCACTGCTGGCGGGCCAGTTCATCAAGCGGCGCCCGCCGGCGGCGGACGCAGGAAGAGCGTCAGCCTCTCCCGGCGGCGCGGATAAGGCTGGCCCACCCTCCTGA
- a CDS encoding helix-turn-helix domain-containing protein produces MIYEQYRPNLPLSQFVEHLWFYSGYDPGHRREKLLPDGAIELIIDMEDTPKRLFASETSTQAQEFRGAWISGEHKEYIIIEASPHSSMAGVRFRPGGAWPFFSFPMSELTNQVVQLDLIWGGDIALLREKLLETPSVGGKFRVMEEFLLGRAREHLLQDRTIAFALEQITTRPQFLVIGDLIEQVGYSHRHFLKRFKNCVGVTPKFLTRVFKFQHVIGSLEGLSGSDVNWAELCCDWGYYDQAHFINEFRSLSGLRPTDYLKQWWEYPNFLPLD; encoded by the coding sequence ATGATCTACGAGCAGTACCGGCCCAACTTGCCGCTCAGCCAGTTCGTGGAGCACCTCTGGTTCTACTCGGGATACGATCCGGGACACCGGCGGGAAAAGCTGCTGCCCGACGGAGCCATCGAACTGATCATCGACATGGAGGACACGCCCAAGAGGCTGTTCGCCTCCGAGACTTCGACCCAAGCCCAAGAGTTCCGCGGCGCCTGGATTTCGGGCGAACATAAGGAGTACATCATCATCGAGGCCTCGCCTCACTCCTCAATGGCCGGCGTGCGGTTCCGTCCGGGAGGAGCTTGGCCCTTTTTCTCCTTTCCCATGTCTGAACTGACCAACCAGGTCGTTCAACTCGACCTGATCTGGGGCGGCGACATTGCGCTGTTGCGGGAGAAGTTGCTGGAAACGCCTTCCGTCGGGGGCAAGTTCCGGGTCATGGAAGAGTTCCTGCTGGGGCGGGCCCGCGAGCACCTGCTGCAAGACCGGACCATCGCCTTCGCGCTCGAGCAAATCACCACCCGCCCTCAGTTCCTCGTCATCGGCGACCTCATCGAGCAAGTGGGGTACAGTCACCGCCATTTCCTCAAGCGCTTCAAGAACTGCGTGGGCGTGACGCCCAAGTTCCTGACGCGGGTCTTCAAGTTTCAGCACGTTATCGGTTCGCTGGAAGGACTCAGCGGAAGCGATGTCAACTGGGCCGAGCTTTGCTGCGACTGGGGATATTACGACCAAGCCCACTTCATCAACGAGTTCCGCAGCCTCTCCGGACTGCGGCCCACCGATTACCTCAAGCAGTGGTGGGAGTATCCCAACTTCCTGCCCCTCGACTGA